Proteins encoded within one genomic window of Pongo abelii isolate AG06213 chromosome 18, NHGRI_mPonAbe1-v2.0_pri, whole genome shotgun sequence:
- the MAPK3 gene encoding mitogen-activated protein kinase 3, with translation MAAAAAAAQGGGGGEPRRTEGVGPGVPGEVEMVKGQPFDVGPRYTQLQYIGEGAYGMVSSAYDHVRKTRVAIKKISPFEHQTYCQRTLREIQILLRFRHENVIGIRDILRASTLEAMRDVYIVQDLMETDLYKLLKSQQLSNDHICYFLYQILRGLKYIHSANVLHRDLKPSNLLINTTCDLKICDFGLARIADPEHDHTGFLTEYVATRWYRAPEIMLNSKGYTKSIDIWSVGCILAEMLSNRPIFPGKHYLDQLNHILGILGSPSQEDLNCIINMKARNYLQSLPSKTKVAWAKLFPKSDSKALDLLDRMLTFNPNKRITVEEALAHPYLEQYYDPTDEPVAEEPFTFAMELDDLPKERLKELIFQETARFQPGVLEAP, from the exons atggcggcggcggcggcggcggctcaggggggcgggggcggggagcCCCGTAGAACCGAGGGGGTCGGCCCGGGGGTCCCgggggaggtggagatggtgAAGGGGCAGCCGTTCGACGTGGGCCCGCGCTACACGCAGTTGCAGTACATCGGCGAGGGCGCGTACGGCATGGTCAG CTCGGCCTATGACCACGTGCGCAAGACTCGCGTGGCCATCAAGAAGATCAGCCCCTTCGAGCATCAGACCTACTGCCAGCGCACGCTCCGGGAGATCCAGATCCTGCTGCGCTTCCGCCATGAGAATGTCATCGGCATCCGAGACATTCTGCGGGCGTCCACCCTGGAAGCCATGAGGGATGT CTACATTGTGCAGGACCTGATGGAGACTGACCTGTACAAGTTGCTGAAAAGCCAGCAGCTGAGCAATGACCATATCTGCTACTTCCTCTACCAGATCCTGCGGGGCCTCAAATACATCCACTCCGCCAACGTGCTCCACCGAGATCTAAAGCCCTCCAACCTGCTCATCAACACCACCTGCGACCTTAAG ATTTGCGATTTCGGCCTGGCCCGGATTGCCGATCCTGAGCATGACCACACCGGCTTCCTGACGGAGTATGTGGCTACGCGCTGGTACCGGGCCCCAGAGATCATGCTGAACTCCAAG GGCTATACCAAGTCCATCGACATCTGGTCTGTGGGCTGCATTCTGGCTGAGATGCTCTCTAACCGGCCCATCTTCCCCGGCAAGCACTACCTGGATCAGCTCAACCACATTCTGG GCATCCTGGGCTCCCCATCCCAGGAGGACCTGAATTGTATCATCAACATGAAGGCCCGAAACTACCTACAGTCTCTGCCCTCCAAGACCAAGGTGGCTTGGGCCAAGCTTTTTCCCAAGTCAGACTCCAAAG CCCTTGACCTGCTGGACCGGATGTTAACCTTTAACCCCAATAAACGGATCACAGTGGAGGAAGCGCTGGCTCACCCCTACCTGGAGCAGTACTATGACCCGACGGATGAG CCAGTGGCCGAGGAGCCCTTCACCTTCGCCATGGAGCTGGACGACCTACCTAAGGAGCGGCTGAAGGAGCTCATCTTCCAGGAGACAGCACGCTTCCAGCCCGGAGTGCTGGAGGCCCCCTAG
- the GDPD3 gene encoding lysophospholipase D GDPD3: MSLLLYYALPALGSYAMLSIFFLRRPHLLHTPRAPTFRIRLGAHRGGSGELLENTMEAMENSMAQRSDLLELDCQLTRDRVVVVSHDENLCRQSGLNRDVGSLDFEDLPLYKEKLEVYFSPGHFAHGSDRRMVRLEDLFQRFPRTPMSVEIKGKNKELIREIAGLVRRYDRNEITIWASEKSSVMKKCKAANPEMPLSFTISRGFWVLLSYYLGLLPFIPIPEKFFFCFLPNIINRTYFPFSCSCLNQLLAVVSKWLIMRKSLIRHLEERGVQVVFWCLNEESDFEAAFSVGATGVMTDYPTALRHYLDNHGPAARTS, translated from the exons ATGAGCCTTTTGCTGTACTATGCCCTCCCCGCCCTGGGCAGCTACGCCATGCTGTCCATCTTCTTCCTGCGCCGGCCTCACCTGCTGCACACACCCAGGGCTCCCACCTTCCGCATCCGCCTGGGGGCCCACCGAGGAG GATCTGGAGAGCTGCTGGAGAACACCATGGAGGCCATGGAGAA CTCCATGGCCCAGCGCTCGGACCTCCTGGAGCTCGACTGTCAGCTGACACGGGACAGAGTGGTGGTGGTTTCACACGATGAGAACCTGTGCCGCCAGTCGGGCCTGAACAGGGATGTGGGCAGCCTGGACTTCGAG GACCTGCCCCTCTACAAGGAGAAGCTGGAGGTTTACTTCTCTCCAG GCCACTTTGCTCACGGGTCAGACCGGCGCATGGTTCGTCTGGAGGACCTGTTCCAGAGGTTTCCAAGGACACCCATGAGCGTGGAGAtcaaagggaaaaacaaagagCTCATCCGTGAG aTAGCAGGCTTGGTGAGACGCTATGACCGTAATGAAATCACCATCTGGGCCTCGGAGAAGAGCTCGGTCATGAAGAAATGCAAGGCTGCC AACCCCGAGATGCCCCTGTCCTTCACAATAAGCCGAGGATTCTGGGTGCTGCTTTCCTACTACCTGGGGCTGCTTCCCTTCATCCCAATCCCTGAGAagtttttcttctgcttcctgcCCAACATCATCAACAG GACCTATTTCCCATTTTCCTGCTCTTGCCTGAACCAGCTGTTGGCTGTGGTTTCGAAATG gctgATCATGAGGAAGAGTCTGATCCGACACTTGGAGGAGCGAGGGGTGCAG gTGGTCTTTTGGTGCCTTAATGAAGAGTCAGATTTTGAAGCAGCCTTCAGCGTGGGAGCCACTGGCGTCATGACGGATTATCCCACAGCCCTGCGGCACTACCTGGACAACCATGGACCAGCTGCCCGGACCTCCTAA